From the genome of Streptococcus marmotae, one region includes:
- a CDS encoding type IV toxin-antitoxin system AbiEi family antitoxin domain-containing protein, producing MSKKELLLNYLDNHNGIITYRDCKKMGIPTIYLTRLEDEGVIFRVEKGIYLSSSGNYDEYYFFQYRYPRTVFSHISALYLQGLTDEIPQYFEVTVPKDYRFRNTPLNLNVHTVSKDIVTLGVTSVKTPMGNTVNVYDFERILCDFILNRDNIDTELFVKTLQTYSNFPKKNLTKLYEYAQKLNILDEVKRTLEVLL from the coding sequence ATGTCAAAAAAAGAACTGTTACTTAACTACTTAGACAATCACAATGGCATAATTACCTATAGAGATTGTAAAAAAATGGGTATTCCAACCATATATCTGACAAGACTAGAAGATGAAGGAGTTATCTTTAGGGTCGAAAAAGGTATCTATCTGTCCTCTAGCGGAAATTATGATGAATACTATTTCTTTCAGTATCGCTATCCCAGAACTGTTTTTTCTCATATCTCTGCTCTTTATCTACAAGGACTTACAGATGAAATTCCTCAATATTTTGAAGTAACAGTTCCAAAGGACTACCGTTTTAGAAATACTCCGTTAAATCTAAATGTCCATACTGTTTCTAAAGACATTGTCACCCTTGGAGTTACCAGTGTAAAAACCCCTATGGGAAATACCGTTAATGTTTATGATTTTGAACGTATTCTATGTGATTTTATCCTCAACCGAGATAACATTGATACTGAGCTCTTTGTCAAAACACTTCAAACTTATAGCAACTTCCCTAAAAAAAATCTCACAAAACTCTATGAATATGCCCAAAAACTAAATATCTTAGATGAAGTTAAACGAACCTTGGAGGTACTCCTATGA
- a CDS encoding CPBP family intramembrane glutamic endopeptidase: MIRLLMIYGAIHLNVLLISLFLLGDLDGGLLLLFQVGFLVMMCWDWLRHGKGGQIISWKKRAGWVLLGIFFMVILSLLVSLLASEVPHNQARLMEVQSQVPLVSFLLFLWNASIAEEYCYRELLWKQMNYPLLQIIVTSFLFAFAHHPSSLATWLSYGSLGLVLGMVRLKTDNLTAIFLHIAWNGLVLTLSLL, encoded by the coding sequence ATGATACGGTTATTGATGATATACGGTGCGATTCATCTCAATGTGCTCTTAATCAGTCTGTTTTTGCTAGGAGATTTGGATGGTGGCTTGTTACTGCTTTTCCAAGTGGGGTTTCTTGTGATGATGTGTTGGGACTGGTTGCGTCATGGCAAAGGAGGACAGATCATATCATGGAAGAAGAGAGCAGGTTGGGTACTGCTAGGTATCTTCTTTATGGTCATTTTATCTCTTTTAGTGAGTTTGTTGGCTTCAGAAGTTCCACACAATCAAGCACGGCTCATGGAGGTTCAAAGTCAAGTCCCTTTGGTGTCTTTTCTCTTGTTCTTATGGAATGCCAGTATCGCAGAAGAATACTGTTACCGAGAACTATTATGGAAACAGATGAACTATCCGCTTCTTCAGATAATTGTAACGAGCTTTCTTTTTGCCTTCGCTCATCATCCTTCTAGTTTGGCTACTTGGCTGAGTTATGGGAGTTTGGGACTAGTCCTTGGCATGGTTCGCTTAAAAACAGACAATCTAACCGCTATCTTTCTTCATATTGCTTGGAATGGTCTTGTTCTGACTCTTTCTCTGCTGTGA
- the rnc gene encoding ribonuclease III, with amino-acid sequence MQQLQKKLAVDFGIDFSDVSLLETAFTHTSYANEHRLLKISHNERLEFLGDAVLQLIISRYLYQTYPQFPEGEMSKMRSTFVREESLAGFARACGFDRFLRLGKGEEKSGGRNRDTILGDLFEAFLGALLLDKGIETVEDFLYQVMIPQLEVGNFERVTDYKTALQEMLQVNGEIAIRYQVISESGPAHDKTFEVEVLVNDQALGRGQGRSKKQAEQAAAKNAVEAGN; translated from the coding sequence ATGCAACAATTACAGAAAAAATTAGCTGTGGACTTTGGAATTGATTTTTCCGATGTAAGCTTGCTGGAAACAGCTTTTACCCACACATCCTATGCCAATGAACACCGCCTTCTAAAAATTTCACATAATGAGCGTTTGGAATTTTTAGGAGACGCTGTTCTGCAATTGATTATTTCCCGTTATTTGTATCAGACCTATCCTCAATTTCCAGAAGGTGAGATGTCAAAAATGCGCTCAACCTTCGTTCGAGAGGAGAGTTTGGCAGGTTTTGCACGTGCTTGTGGATTTGATCGTTTCCTTCGTTTGGGAAAAGGGGAAGAAAAATCAGGTGGGCGCAATCGAGATACTATTTTAGGCGATTTATTTGAGGCCTTTTTAGGAGCCCTTTTGCTAGATAAGGGAATTGAAACCGTGGAGGACTTTCTCTATCAGGTGATGATTCCTCAGTTAGAAGTTGGAAATTTTGAACGGGTAACTGATTATAAAACAGCCTTACAAGAAATGTTGCAGGTGAATGGAGAGATTGCTATTCGCTATCAGGTCATTTCTGAATCAGGGCCGGCACATGATAAAACCTTTGAAGTAGAAGTGTTGGTGAATGATCAAGCCTTGGGCAGAGGTCAGGGACGCTCTAAAAAGCAAGCAGAACAAGCTGCAGCGAAAAATGCGGTAGAGGCAGGGAACTAA
- a CDS encoding ABC transporter ATP-binding protein, with protein MSQLVVKNLNKEFGEGDSLVHALSDVNLSVKTGEFLAIMGASGSGKTTLLNCVSTIDKPTSGDISFEGFDIINATDNQLANYRSQNISYIFQSYNLVETLTVYENIVLPLQIQGKKVSDCHVKIENILEKLSIGQLRNKFPNQLSGGQRQRVATARALIDESKLLIADEPTGALDSANSENLMALLQDINQIFGITILMVTHDPAAAKYSSRIILLKDGQVTADMYRHSLSNEEYLQEIYKHTR; from the coding sequence ATGTCACAATTAGTTGTAAAAAACTTAAATAAAGAGTTTGGTGAGGGAGATAGTCTAGTTCATGCTTTATCGGATGTTAATCTCTCTGTAAAGACAGGAGAGTTTCTTGCTATCATGGGAGCAAGCGGCAGTGGAAAAACAACTTTGTTAAACTGTGTTTCAACAATTGATAAGCCGACATCAGGCGATATTTCCTTTGAGGGGTTTGATATCATCAATGCGACAGATAATCAATTGGCAAACTATCGTTCACAAAATATTTCCTATATCTTTCAATCTTATAATTTAGTTGAGACTTTAACAGTTTATGAGAATATTGTCTTACCATTACAAATTCAAGGAAAAAAAGTTTCGGATTGTCATGTAAAAATAGAAAATATCCTAGAAAAATTATCAATAGGTCAATTACGAAATAAATTTCCCAATCAATTATCAGGAGGACAAAGACAGCGTGTTGCAACTGCACGTGCTCTAATTGATGAATCGAAACTTCTGATTGCAGATGAACCAACTGGTGCTTTAGATTCGGCTAACTCAGAAAATTTAATGGCTCTCCTGCAAGATATTAATCAAATTTTTGGTATTACGATTTTAATGGTGACACACGATCCAGCAGCAGCTAAGTATTCATCACGTATTATTCTATTAAAGGATGGGCAAGTTACAGCAGATATGTATCGCCACTCTTTATCAAATGAAGAATATTTACAAGAGATTTATAAACATACACGATAG
- the smc gene encoding chromosome segregation protein SMC — protein MYLKSIEMQGFKSFADKTKVVFDRGVTAVVGPNGSGKSNITESLRWALGESSAKSLRGGKMPDVIFAGTESRKALNYASVIVTLDNSSGFIAGREKEIKVERHIYRSGDSEYLIDGQKVRLRDIHDLFMDTGLGRDSFSIISQGRVEAIFNSKPEERRAIFEEAAGVLKYKTRKKETETKLSQAQDNLDRLEDIIYELDTQVKPLEKQAQVAKKFLGLDEERKKLYLNVLVAQIAKGRSLLDQKEADLTQVKADLTHYYAQRDSLEIENQGLKQQRQQLTAQLEREQAVLLDVTKLISDLEQKITVHQLESSQNETSRQEAQARLQDVEEKAIKTNEKLAEKASRLVQLKEELTQIKQIIAEKEQDLSNFSEDPDQVLDRLRERYVGLLQDEAELSNALAKVEQDLANQQRLSKSQSEEMTRLLTEKETHQSDLSQLEIQLREAEIRLKELLADYQQKQTELVALDQEYQAGQSQLFDVLDQVKIKKARQASLEAILQNHSNFYAGVKAVLQQADRIGGIIGAVSANVTFEMQYQTALDIALGGASQHIIVEDEATAKAAIAFLKQGRQGRATFLPLTTIKPRQLASHLVSQLQSSKGFLGLASDLVSYAEGLRVIFQNLLGTIAVFDTVEHANQAARATKFQVRLVTLDGTEIRPGGAFAGGSNRTNNTTFVKPELDALAEEIRLLHQTLVEQEKQVAAKKEAAEAIRLSLEEIKEAGEEARLVEQRVRLSYEQLAEKVAELDALYELQSGQTSQTVLSDLEDLLAQYQVQLSEFAEKKTTLSGQIEEMKTNRYAIQEQIQTLQDSLSSLKVTQSQLASEVGFVQSEQTRLQEEQANFAHEIEILQAVIDQKIEAQDDTSLEVLTEQLSAAKAKQDETNQLLVRMKLELEDIEGQFDDIAIRLEQMRLKNDEFIRKQAKLEADHEQEASRLKLLLVNLTEHYKMSFDEAIQKADSVENLTQAEQTLKELERAIRSLGPVNIEAIEQYEEVGQRLHFLKEQREDILSARDLLLDTIHEMDTEVTARFKQTFEAIRDSFKRTFQQMFGGGSADLILTSSDILTAGVEISVQPPGKKIQSLNLMSGGEKALSALALLFSIIRVKTIPFVILDEVEAALDEANVKRFGDYLNRFDQSSQFIVVTHRKGTMAAADAMYGVTMQESGVSKIVSVKLKDLESM, from the coding sequence ATGTATCTTAAGTCAATTGAAATGCAAGGCTTCAAGTCCTTTGCAGATAAAACAAAGGTTGTCTTTGACCGAGGAGTAACAGCAGTCGTTGGTCCAAATGGGTCAGGTAAATCCAATATTACAGAAAGTCTTCGTTGGGCCTTGGGTGAATCATCAGCCAAAAGTCTCCGTGGAGGCAAAATGCCAGACGTGATTTTTGCTGGAACAGAAAGTCGAAAAGCTCTCAATTATGCTTCTGTCATTGTCACCTTGGATAATAGTAGCGGTTTTATCGCAGGTCGGGAAAAAGAAATCAAGGTAGAACGCCACATTTACCGTTCAGGCGATAGTGAGTATTTGATTGACGGTCAGAAGGTTCGTTTACGAGATATTCATGATTTGTTTATGGATACGGGTCTTGGACGAGATTCGTTTTCCATTATTTCTCAAGGTCGTGTAGAGGCTATTTTCAATTCCAAACCAGAAGAGCGTAGAGCTATCTTTGAAGAAGCGGCTGGTGTTCTCAAATACAAGACACGCAAAAAAGAAACAGAGACCAAACTGTCACAGGCTCAGGATAATTTAGACCGTTTGGAAGATATTATCTATGAATTAGACACGCAAGTGAAGCCCTTAGAAAAACAGGCTCAGGTTGCAAAGAAATTCTTGGGGTTGGATGAAGAGCGTAAGAAGCTGTATCTGAATGTTTTGGTGGCTCAAATTGCAAAAGGGAGGTCTTTACTTGACCAGAAAGAGGCTGATTTGACTCAAGTCAAGGCTGATTTGACCCATTATTATGCACAAAGAGATAGCCTTGAGATAGAAAATCAAGGCTTGAAGCAGCAAAGACAGCAGTTAACTGCGCAGCTAGAACGTGAACAAGCCGTATTGCTTGATGTTACCAAGTTAATCAGCGATTTAGAGCAAAAGATTACGGTTCACCAACTGGAGTCGAGCCAGAATGAAACCAGTCGCCAAGAAGCACAAGCTAGATTACAGGATGTAGAAGAAAAAGCTATTAAAACAAATGAAAAACTGGCGGAAAAGGCAAGTCGTTTAGTGCAATTGAAGGAAGAATTGACCCAGATTAAACAGATAATTGCCGAAAAAGAGCAGGACTTATCCAACTTTTCTGAAGATCCAGACCAAGTATTGGATCGTCTTAGAGAGCGCTATGTTGGCTTGCTACAAGATGAAGCAGAATTATCGAATGCACTAGCGAAAGTAGAGCAAGACCTTGCCAACCAACAACGACTTTCTAAAAGTCAATCGGAAGAAATGACTCGCCTGTTGACGGAAAAGGAAACACACCAGTCTGACTTATCCCAATTGGAGATTCAGCTACGAGAAGCTGAGATACGGCTAAAAGAACTGTTAGCAGATTATCAGCAGAAACAAACAGAATTAGTTGCCTTAGATCAGGAGTATCAAGCAGGTCAATCGCAGTTGTTTGATGTGTTAGATCAAGTAAAAATAAAGAAGGCGCGACAAGCTAGTTTAGAAGCGATTTTGCAAAATCACTCGAATTTCTATGCGGGTGTCAAAGCTGTCTTGCAACAAGCCGATAGAATCGGTGGCATTATTGGAGCAGTTAGTGCCAATGTCACCTTTGAGATGCAGTATCAGACAGCACTTGACATTGCTCTTGGTGGTGCTAGCCAGCATATTATTGTCGAAGACGAAGCAACTGCCAAAGCAGCAATTGCCTTCTTAAAACAAGGCCGTCAAGGACGCGCAACCTTTTTACCACTGACGACCATTAAACCACGTCAGTTAGCAAGTCATCTCGTTAGTCAATTACAATCTTCTAAAGGATTTTTAGGTTTAGCTAGTGATTTAGTATCCTATGCTGAAGGCTTAAGGGTTATTTTTCAAAATTTACTAGGCACGATTGCGGTTTTTGATACAGTCGAGCATGCCAATCAGGCCGCGAGGGCAACCAAATTCCAAGTTCGTCTGGTAACCTTAGACGGCACCGAAATTCGCCCTGGTGGAGCTTTTGCAGGGGGAAGTAACCGTACCAATAATACAACTTTTGTCAAACCAGAGTTGGATGCCTTGGCAGAAGAAATCAGACTCTTACATCAAACCCTAGTAGAGCAAGAAAAGCAAGTTGCGGCTAAAAAAGAAGCAGCGGAAGCGATTCGCCTTTCCTTAGAAGAAATCAAGGAAGCTGGTGAGGAAGCACGATTGGTGGAGCAGCGAGTTCGCCTTTCCTATGAACAGCTAGCAGAGAAGGTAGCGGAATTGGATGCCCTCTATGAGCTCCAATCAGGGCAGACTAGTCAGACTGTATTGTCTGATTTAGAGGACTTGTTGGCTCAGTATCAAGTACAATTGTCCGAGTTTGCCGAAAAGAAAACGACATTGTCAGGGCAGATTGAGGAGATGAAGACCAATCGCTATGCTATCCAAGAGCAAATACAGACTTTACAGGATAGCCTGTCTAGCCTCAAAGTCACTCAAAGTCAGTTGGCTAGTGAGGTAGGCTTTGTTCAGTCAGAGCAAACTCGCTTGCAGGAAGAACAGGCTAATTTTGCGCATGAAATAGAGATATTACAGGCGGTTATTGACCAAAAAATTGAGGCACAGGACGATACCAGCTTAGAGGTATTAACAGAGCAATTATCTGCTGCAAAAGCAAAACAAGATGAGACCAATCAGCTGCTTGTTCGGATGAAGCTCGAATTAGAGGATATCGAAGGTCAGTTTGACGATATCGCTATACGTTTGGAGCAGATGCGTTTGAAAAATGACGAATTTATTCGCAAGCAAGCTAAATTGGAGGCAGACCATGAGCAAGAAGCTAGCCGCTTAAAACTCTTGTTGGTCAATCTGACAGAGCATTATAAAATGAGTTTTGATGAAGCGATCCAAAAAGCAGATTCAGTGGAAAACTTGACTCAGGCTGAGCAGACCTTAAAAGAATTGGAGCGAGCGATTCGTAGCCTAGGGCCTGTGAATATCGAAGCTATTGAACAGTACGAAGAAGTGGGGCAACGCTTGCATTTCTTAAAAGAACAGCGAGAGGACATTCTTTCAGCTCGTGATCTCTTATTGGACACCATTCATGAAATGGATACAGAGGTGACAGCACGCTTTAAGCAGACCTTTGAAGCCATTCGTGATAGTTTCAAGCGAACCTTTCAGCAAATGTTTGGTGGTGGATCAGCAGACCTCATTCTGACCAGTTCAGATATTTTGACAGCAGGTGTGGAGATTTCTGTTCAACCGCCAGGAAAGAAAATTCAATCCCTAAACTTGATGTCTGGTGGGGAAAAAGCCTTATCAGCCCTAGCCTTGTTATTTTCGATTATTCGAGTCAAAACCATTCCATTTGTCATTTTGGATGAAGTGGAGGCAGCGCTTGATGAAGCCAATGTGAAACGTTTTGGTGATTACCTCAACCGCTTTGATCAATCGAGTCAGTTTATCGTGGTGACACACCGGAAAGGGACAATGGCAGCAGCAGATGCTATGTATGGAGTGACCATGCAAGAATCTGGCGTATCAAAGATTGTGTCAGTTAAATTGAAAGATTTAGAAAGTATGTAG
- a CDS encoding lantibiotic salivaricin M precursor, with product MKENYVEIDSLHYEIDNQELSGNSASSLRTAIRMTNQDRCGRAVLCRCPLWIE from the coding sequence ATGAAAGAAAATTATGTTGAAATTGATAGCTTGCATTATGAAATTGACAATCAAGAATTATCAGGTAATTCTGCATCTAGCCTCAGAACTGCGATTCGAATGACTAATCAAGATCGTTGTGGGAGGGCTGTCTTATGCAGATGTCCGCTGTGGATAGAATGA
- a CDS encoding phage tail tip lysozyme → MYSGKKAIVFGMLGLAFGYFCHRLALLYDSLPNQPPLERLAYLLGEGQNEVFHPLWKLDFTTNSFLAFLFGCLVMGLVYLYVSTGQKVYREGVEYGSARFGTTKERQSFFSKNPLNDTILAQDVRLTLLEKKQPQFDRNKNLVVIGGSGAGKTFRFVKPNLIQLNCSNIVVDPKDHLAEKTGRLFLENGYQVKILDLVNLTNSDGFNPFRYVETENDLNRMLTVYFNNTKGNGSRSDPFWDEASMTLVRAIASYLVDFYNPPGSTKEEAENRRNRGRYPTFSEIGKLIKLLAKGDNQDKSVLEVLFENYAKKYGTENFTMRNWADFQNYKDKTLDSVIAVTTAKFSLFNIQSVIDLTKRDTLDLKTWGTKKTMVYLVIPDNDTTFRFLSALFFSTVFSTLVLHPMTWVVSGLLLFFLLMMSFVMSVLGTSLIQQDEFELTKSYTHMSWEDAEHSRTNGQGITYYTKIDDVMAFMNLKYQDYRLEEKMEKRNQTYQDYLSQLWQDLNGGSSIKAMSDLTSEPAYKLSEEEREELKELTEEGTYQALQELDNPFQGQSEEDALTMTVRYGYEVVDEKPMLHHHILLESKEDQVIVAPMDGKVSLDGEDVILTAGKGKNKTKLTLYNIATGRVTEGQQVLAGDVIGQTQDGTGLKVTYQKVDDDTDQLVYVNPAFYFPKVIQLQTTILPAIGQFGGDEFARAKAIYEYLKSKGATNQAIAAILGNWSVESSINPKRAEGDYLSPPIGATDSSWEDEGWLSISGPAIYNGRYPNILRRGLGLGQWTDTLDGSRRHTLLLEYAKQKKQKWYDLGLQLDFMLHGDNPYYTNWLKDFFHQTGSPASLAQLFLIYWEGNSGDKLLERQTRATEWYFQIEKGFSQPNGGTAQSDPKALEAVRGDLYDNSIPGGGDGMGYAYGQCTWGVAARINQLGLKLKGRNGEKIPIINTMGNGQDWVGTAASLGGETGTTPKAGAIISFAGGSHGSAAEYGHVGFVEKVYPDGSFLISETNYNNNPNYTFRKLSGVDSTISFAYTIK, encoded by the coding sequence ATGTACTCAGGTAAAAAAGCGATTGTTTTTGGAATGTTAGGTCTAGCCTTTGGTTATTTCTGTCATCGCTTGGCCTTGCTTTATGATAGTCTCCCCAATCAGCCACCCTTGGAACGTTTAGCCTATCTGTTAGGTGAAGGTCAAAATGAGGTGTTTCATCCCTTATGGAAGTTGGATTTTACGACAAACTCTTTTTTAGCCTTTCTCTTTGGCTGTTTAGTCATGGGGTTAGTCTATCTCTATGTCTCAACTGGTCAAAAGGTGTACCGAGAAGGGGTTGAGTATGGGTCAGCTCGTTTTGGGACTACGAAGGAAAGACAATCCTTTTTTAGTAAAAATCCTTTGAACGATACTATCTTGGCGCAAGACGTTCGTTTAACCTTATTGGAAAAGAAGCAACCACAGTTTGACCGCAATAAAAATCTGGTGGTCATTGGTGGCTCAGGTGCAGGAAAGACCTTCCGATTTGTCAAACCCAATCTCATTCAGCTCAACTGTTCCAATATTGTCGTTGACCCCAAGGACCACTTGGCTGAAAAGACAGGAAGACTCTTTTTAGAAAATGGCTATCAGGTCAAGATTTTAGATTTGGTGAATCTGACCAACTCAGACGGTTTTAATCCCTTTCGTTATGTGGAGACAGAAAATGATTTGAATCGTATGCTTACGGTCTATTTCAATAACACGAAAGGAAATGGAAGCCGCAGTGATCCCTTTTGGGATGAGGCTTCCATGACCTTGGTGAGAGCTATTGCTTCTTACCTAGTAGATTTTTACAATCCTCCAGGGTCTACCAAAGAAGAAGCAGAAAATCGCCGCAATCGTGGTCGTTACCCAACCTTTTCAGAAATTGGAAAACTCATCAAACTGCTAGCTAAAGGAGACAATCAAGACAAGAGTGTTCTTGAAGTCCTATTTGAAAACTATGCCAAGAAATATGGAACAGAGAATTTTACCATGCGAAATTGGGCAGACTTTCAAAACTATAAGGATAAGACCTTGGATTCGGTGATTGCGGTGACAACTGCCAAATTTTCCCTCTTTAACATTCAGTCGGTCATTGACCTCACCAAGCGTGACACTCTCGACTTAAAGACATGGGGAACCAAGAAGACCATGGTCTATCTGGTCATTCCAGATAATGATACGACCTTTCGCTTTTTGTCTGCCCTCTTTTTCTCAACCGTCTTTTCAACCCTTGTTCTACATCCTATGACATGGGTGGTTTCGGGCTTACTTCTCTTCTTTCTTTTGATGATGAGTTTTGTCATGAGTGTGTTAGGAACCAGCCTCATCCAGCAAGATGAGTTTGAACTCACGAAGAGCTATACTCATATGAGCTGGGAAGATGCGGAACATTCTAGAACCAATGGACAGGGCATTACCTACTACACCAAGATAGACGATGTTATGGCCTTTATGAACCTCAAGTACCAAGACTATCGTTTAGAAGAGAAAATGGAAAAGAGGAACCAGACCTATCAAGACTATCTTAGTCAGTTATGGCAGGACCTAAATGGTGGTTCTTCCATTAAGGCTATGTCGGATTTAACCAGTGAACCAGCTTACAAACTCTCTGAAGAGGAACGAGAAGAGCTAAAGGAATTGACAGAAGAAGGGACTTACCAAGCCCTACAGGAGTTAGATAACCCGTTTCAAGGGCAGAGCGAAGAAGACGCGCTTACCATGACCGTTCGGTATGGCTATGAGGTGGTTGATGAAAAACCAATGTTACACCATCACATTCTCTTAGAATCAAAAGAGGACCAGGTTATCGTGGCTCCTATGGACGGTAAGGTGTCGCTAGATGGGGAGGATGTGATTCTCACAGCTGGAAAAGGGAAAAACAAAACCAAACTCACCCTCTATAACATTGCGACTGGTCGAGTAACAGAAGGACAGCAAGTTCTAGCAGGTGACGTGATTGGTCAAACACAGGACGGGACAGGTCTTAAAGTCACTTATCAAAAGGTTGATGATGATACCGACCAGTTGGTTTATGTCAATCCTGCCTTCTACTTTCCCAAAGTCATTCAGCTCCAGACGACCATTCTACCTGCCATTGGTCAATTTGGTGGCGATGAATTTGCGAGAGCTAAAGCTATTTATGAGTATTTAAAAAGCAAGGGAGCGACCAATCAGGCCATCGCAGCTATTTTAGGCAATTGGTCAGTAGAATCCTCTATCAATCCTAAACGAGCTGAAGGTGACTATTTGTCTCCTCCTATTGGGGCAACAGACAGCTCTTGGGAGGATGAAGGGTGGTTGTCGATTAGTGGACCAGCTATCTATAATGGTCGTTATCCCAACATTTTAAGACGTGGCTTAGGCTTGGGTCAGTGGACGGACACGCTTGATGGTTCACGCAGACACACGCTTCTCTTAGAATATGCGAAACAGAAAAAACAGAAGTGGTATGATTTAGGCTTACAGTTGGATTTTATGTTGCATGGGGACAATCCCTACTATACCAACTGGCTAAAGGACTTTTTCCACCAGACAGGGAGTCCAGCGAGTCTCGCTCAGCTCTTTCTCATTTATTGGGAAGGAAATAGTGGTGATAAACTCTTAGAGCGTCAGACGAGAGCAACGGAGTGGTATTTTCAAATTGAAAAGGGCTTTAGCCAACCTAATGGTGGAACCGCTCAAAGTGATCCAAAAGCCTTGGAAGCTGTTCGAGGAGACCTTTATGACAATTCTATCCCAGGAGGAGGAGATGGCATGGGCTATGCCTATGGTCAGTGTACCTGGGGTGTGGCAGCCCGTATCAACCAGTTAGGACTAAAACTCAAGGGGAGAAATGGAGAGAAGATTCCCATTATCAATACCATGGGGAACGGTCAAGATTGGGTGGGAACAGCCGCAAGCCTTGGTGGAGAAACAGGTACAACACCAAAGGCAGGCGCAATTATCTCCTTTGCGGGTGGAAGTCATGGTTCTGCAGCAGAATACGGGCATGTGGGATTTGTGGAGAAGGTTTATCCCGATGGATCATTCCTCATCTCAGAGACCAACTATAATAATAATCCCAACTATACTTTCCGTAAGTTATCAGGAGTGGATAGTACGATTAGCTTTGCTTATACAATAAAATAG
- a CDS encoding nucleotidyl transferase AbiEii/AbiGii toxin family protein produces the protein MNKAKLTALCHKISKQTGLTFNSVMTYYFLEIILKKLSQSSYSNYYIFKGGFLLSNVIGVESRSTVDIDFLFHKQTLSEENVQQQLEEILTDSKDDIQFSIQSITTIKESDDYGGYRATILCQLENIKQIIHLDIATGDVVTPQPVTYNYKAIFDDENFPIIAYTIETILAEKLQTIYSRNFLNSRSKDFYDVYILSKLKKNDIDFSQLKIACQRTFSYRETELDFNNIIQLLETFKSDPIQEQQWQNYSKKYNYTKGISFSDILNEIISLVSTLTSTSNG, from the coding sequence ATGAATAAAGCAAAATTAACAGCACTCTGCCATAAAATTTCTAAACAAACAGGCCTAACTTTTAATTCAGTAATGACCTACTACTTTCTTGAAATCATTTTGAAAAAGCTAAGTCAAAGTTCTTATTCGAATTACTATATTTTTAAGGGTGGATTTTTACTTTCAAATGTCATAGGAGTTGAATCTCGTAGTACGGTGGATATTGACTTTTTGTTTCATAAACAAACTCTATCAGAAGAAAATGTTCAACAACAACTTGAAGAAATTTTAACCGATTCGAAAGATGATATTCAATTTTCAATTCAATCCATTACAACGATTAAAGAAAGCGATGATTACGGTGGTTACCGAGCAACCATTTTATGTCAACTGGAAAACATTAAACAAATTATCCATTTAGATATTGCGACTGGAGATGTTGTAACGCCACAGCCCGTTACTTACAACTATAAAGCTATTTTTGATGATGAAAATTTCCCCATCATTGCTTATACGATTGAAACTATTTTAGCTGAAAAATTACAAACCATTTACTCAAGAAATTTCTTGAACAGTCGCAGTAAAGATTTTTACGATGTCTATATCCTTTCTAAGTTAAAGAAAAATGACATTGACTTTTCACAATTAAAAATTGCTTGTCAAAGAACCTTTTCCTATCGTGAAACCGAACTCGACTTTAATAACATCATTCAACTTTTAGAAACATTCAAATCTGACCCTATTCAAGAGCAACAATGGCAAAACTATTCAAAAAAATATAATTATACAAAAGGTATTTCCTTTTCAGATATCCTCAATGAGATTATCAGTTTAGTAAGTACCCTAACTTCTACAAGTAATGGTTAA